Proteins encoded in a region of the Candidatus Nanosynbacter sp. HMT-352 genome:
- a CDS encoding prepilin-type N-terminal cleavage/methylation domain-containing protein: MTTKNIKNQGFTLVELLIVIVIIAILTVVSLVAYNGLQNQAKTSAAKSAADAVAKKAELYNTAKSSYPTNLSVLTNTADSGEPYYLDANTVKAPTGGSLAAGTAPTEANTVEYAPCTGNKGAKVKYYNFSKDTVEERTIGTGC, translated from the coding sequence GTGACTACAAAGAATATCAAAAATCAAGGTTTTACATTAGTTGAGCTTTTGATCGTTATCGTGATCATTGCAATTTTGACAGTTGTTTCTTTGGTTGCATACAACGGTTTGCAAAACCAAGCAAAGACATCTGCTGCTAAATCTGCTGCTGACGCTGTTGCTAAGAAAGCTGAGCTATACAACACAGCAAAGAGTAGCTATCCAACCAACTTGTCAGTCTTAACAAATACTGCTGATTCTGGCGAACCATACTACCTAGATGCAAATACAGTTAAGGCTCCTACTGGAGGTTCTCTCGCTGCCGGTACTGCTCCTACAGAAGCTAATACTGTTGAGTATGCGCCATGTACAGGCAATAAGGGTGCTAAAGTTAAGTACTACAACTTCTCAAAGGACACTGTAGAAGAGCGAACAATTGGTACAGGCTGTTAA
- a CDS encoding bifunctional 5,10-methylenetetrahydrofolate dehydrogenase/5,10-methenyltetrahydrofolate cyclohydrolase, whose protein sequence is MRELNGSELAGFIKERQAKQVRALRQAWHINPRLAIVTDVENPVIEMYMRLKQRYGADILIDVEIHRVPAGGALEVIQELNNRDDVQGIILQLPISNSDQTDELLESIREDKDVDGLRKRAIFQAATPTAISWLLAGYGVDLKNKKVAIVGRGRLVGAPLEKMWLKSGVDVTVFEKGDDLSQLINYDIIVSATGVPGLIKSRMIKPKAVVIDAGTASENGKIIGDASEEVRQRNDVIITPKKGGVGPLTVSALFDNVITACLKIANQSKN, encoded by the coding sequence ATGAGAGAACTAAATGGCTCAGAACTAGCTGGATTTATTAAGGAGCGTCAGGCGAAACAGGTGCGAGCTTTAAGACAGGCTTGGCATATTAATCCTCGTTTGGCAATTGTTACTGATGTCGAAAATCCGGTTATTGAAATGTACATGCGTTTGAAACAGAGGTATGGCGCCGATATTTTGATTGACGTGGAGATTCATCGAGTCCCTGCGGGCGGTGCTTTGGAGGTGATTCAAGAATTGAACAATCGAGACGACGTTCAAGGAATAATTCTGCAATTGCCGATTAGTAATTCTGATCAGACTGATGAATTACTCGAGAGTATTCGAGAAGATAAAGACGTTGATGGTTTGCGCAAGAGGGCGATTTTTCAGGCGGCTACACCAACGGCTATTAGTTGGCTACTGGCTGGATATGGTGTTGATTTGAAAAATAAAAAAGTTGCAATTGTCGGGCGAGGTCGTTTGGTCGGTGCGCCTCTTGAGAAAATGTGGCTGAAGTCTGGTGTTGATGTGACGGTTTTTGAAAAAGGTGACGATTTATCTCAATTGATAAATTACGATATTATCGTGTCGGCAACTGGAGTCCCGGGGCTGATTAAAAGCCGAATGATTAAACCTAAAGCAGTTGTTATTGATGCGGGAACTGCTTCGGAAAATGGAAAAATTATTGGTGATGCGTCTGAAGAAGTGCGTCAGCGCAATGATGTAATTATTACACCAAAAAAGGGCGGAGTTGGTCCGTTAACAGTCTCTGCGTTGTTTGATAATGTGATTACGGCTTGTCTAAAAATTGCGAATCAATCAAAAAACTAG
- the glyA gene encoding serine hydroxymethyltransferase, protein MKDKQIEELIKAEKKRQTDGLELIPSENYVSSDVLQALGSVFTNKYSEGYPGRRYYGGQENTDQVEQLAIDRAKKLFKADHANVQPHSGAQANEAVYYAWCEPGDTILAMDLAHGGHLTHGAPVTRSAREYNFIRYGIKNIDTGEIDYEEIRQLALKHKPKIILAGFSAYPRELDYEKFAEIGNEVGAMLMADMSHIAGLIVSGVAKNPFDYGFHVITTTTHKTLRGPRGGLILSRGVVGNPLKKPEKTLENLPTLIDRAVFPGTQGGPHMHTIAAKAVAFGEALQPEFKDYAEQIVKNAKRLAEELQKRGFKLVTGGTSNHLILADIRSSFGIDGKEAEIAMDKIGLTLNANAIPDDPLPRFRPSGIRLGTPAVTTRGAKEDDMKKIAEWMRRSIDNRDNDDELAELRKEVMEFCHILRDI, encoded by the coding sequence ATGAAAGACAAGCAAATTGAAGAACTTATAAAAGCAGAAAAAAAGCGTCAAACGGACGGCCTGGAGCTAATTCCTAGTGAGAATTACGTTTCGTCAGATGTGCTTCAGGCGCTCGGTAGCGTTTTTACTAATAAGTATTCAGAAGGCTACCCTGGTCGACGTTATTACGGCGGACAAGAAAACACTGATCAAGTCGAACAGCTGGCAATTGACCGCGCTAAGAAACTTTTCAAAGCAGATCACGCTAACGTCCAGCCGCATTCTGGCGCGCAGGCCAATGAGGCGGTTTATTACGCTTGGTGCGAGCCTGGCGACACCATTCTGGCTATGGATTTGGCGCATGGCGGACATCTGACTCATGGCGCTCCAGTTACCCGTAGCGCCAGAGAGTACAACTTCATTCGCTACGGTATAAAAAATATCGACACTGGCGAAATTGACTATGAAGAAATTCGTCAATTGGCCTTAAAACACAAACCAAAGATCATTTTGGCGGGATTTTCGGCATATCCACGAGAGTTAGATTATGAAAAATTTGCCGAAATTGGCAATGAGGTCGGCGCTATGCTAATGGCGGATATGAGCCACATCGCAGGGCTAATCGTTAGTGGCGTTGCCAAAAATCCGTTCGACTATGGCTTTCATGTAATTACCACAACAACTCATAAAACTCTACGTGGACCACGAGGCGGGCTGATTCTTAGTCGAGGCGTAGTTGGTAATCCATTGAAAAAGCCAGAAAAAACACTCGAAAACCTACCCACGTTAATTGACCGAGCAGTATTCCCTGGCACACAAGGCGGACCGCACATGCACACCATCGCTGCAAAAGCCGTAGCGTTCGGTGAAGCTTTACAGCCAGAATTCAAAGATTACGCCGAGCAAATTGTCAAAAATGCAAAAAGATTGGCGGAGGAGTTGCAAAAGCGCGGCTTTAAGCTAGTAACTGGCGGCACCAGTAATCACCTAATCCTGGCAGACATTCGCAGCAGTTTTGGTATTGACGGCAAAGAGGCAGAAATCGCTATGGACAAAATTGGTCTGACACTGAATGCCAATGCAATTCCAGATGATCCACTGCCAAGATTTAGGCCAAGCGGCATTCGCTTAGGTACTCCAGCCGTCACGACGCGAGGCGCCAAAGAAGACGACATGAAAAAAATCGCGGAATGGATGAGACGGTCAATAGATAATCGCGATAATGACGATGAGTTGGCTGAACTACGCAAAGAAGTTATGGAATTCTGCCATATTCTACGCGATATTTAA
- a CDS encoding response regulator transcription factor, translating into MIKIAIIEDDPTISQMYRMKFESDGFDVRLAANGQIGIEVVEKFQPDIILLDLQMPEMDGAEALKRIRSKDWGKTIPVIILTNLGEEEAPHDLKKLGIHSYIVKANLTPRQVVEQVKAAIKAA; encoded by the coding sequence ATGATAAAAATTGCCATCATTGAAGATGATCCAACCATTAGCCAGATGTATCGCATGAAGTTTGAATCTGACGGGTTTGACGTCCGCTTGGCCGCCAATGGACAAATTGGCATAGAAGTAGTCGAAAAGTTTCAGCCAGATATTATTTTGTTAGACTTACAAATGCCGGAAATGGACGGAGCAGAGGCTTTGAAGCGGATTAGGTCTAAAGATTGGGGAAAAACCATTCCCGTTATCATCCTTACCAACCTCGGCGAGGAAGAAGCTCCACACGATTTGAAGAAATTAGGAATTCATAGCTATATCGTAAAGGCAAATCTCACGCCACGCCAAGTTGTCGAACAGGTCAAAGCTGCCATAAAAGCTGCCTAG
- a CDS encoding RCC1 domain-containing protein, whose product MIQRKNGYSLVLIILMSTFILALLAGAMRVVTQSYIYSQEEYYYKLAQEAGEAGTAYANACLDINGAEQSWGSVPGGIGSLRPETNCKGAVDFPGNRYVFENSKLRTTFEVGDLEASTKSAALSAATAQISSIGRVEITNGSGTVLKTYTAVVKKSVTWPADIDATRTVSGTNRTCAILSNNVWCWGSNDKGQLGDGTTHNSNIPVKVRSIGDMKNGEIIDIFTAQHHSCVLTKSSTGRRIYCWGDNRSGQLGNSDFGGSYSPVPIEIKVVGSAAISDFSGDKISAIGGTGDTSCAIASGKVYCWGGNDWGQLGYGSPGSPGHSSAPAMINSGGHNGIPNNYSATKLSTGGSRSRTMCVITTEKRAYCWGQARFGQLGVGPVAGDKYSRATRVKGLEDVIDISQDGYWWTKDPNYVTHTCAIANAGRVYCWGGAGLGQSGSPGSGNPKKHIEPKEVHGLPGVALQVEVGIAHSCALMNVGGTKKVYCWGSNEMGQLGANEKSTSHSFGPKLVHVGADGLPPSERVVSLSAGANRGCAIMSNKRSYCWGLNDNGQIGDGTSGSENNRFSPTESLFLRPVQNRYIY is encoded by the coding sequence ATGATTCAACGAAAAAATGGCTATTCCTTGGTGTTGATTATCCTTATGAGCACTTTTATATTGGCGCTTTTGGCTGGTGCTATGAGGGTCGTGACTCAATCGTATATTTACTCTCAGGAGGAGTACTATTATAAATTAGCCCAAGAGGCTGGTGAGGCGGGTACGGCTTACGCCAATGCTTGTTTAGATATCAATGGAGCTGAGCAATCATGGGGCTCAGTTCCTGGCGGAATTGGTTCACTTCGTCCAGAAACCAATTGCAAGGGAGCTGTAGATTTCCCTGGTAATAGATATGTATTTGAGAATAGTAAACTAAGAACAACTTTTGAAGTCGGTGATTTGGAAGCGTCAACTAAAAGTGCAGCCTTGTCAGCTGCTACCGCTCAAATTTCATCTATTGGTCGCGTTGAAATAACAAATGGTAGTGGCACAGTCTTAAAAACTTATACTGCCGTTGTAAAAAAATCGGTCACTTGGCCAGCTGACATTGATGCAACACGTACGGTAAGTGGTACTAATCGTACGTGTGCGATTTTATCAAATAATGTGTGGTGCTGGGGTAGTAATGATAAGGGCCAATTAGGAGATGGAACTACTCACAACTCCAATATCCCAGTAAAAGTTCGCTCTATTGGCGATATGAAAAATGGTGAAATTATCGATATTTTTACAGCACAGCATCATAGTTGCGTGTTAACTAAATCAAGTACTGGCAGGAGAATATATTGTTGGGGCGATAATAGATCCGGACAATTGGGTAATAGTGATTTTGGGGGTAGCTATTCTCCAGTACCGATTGAGATTAAGGTTGTTGGCTCGGCTGCAATCTCGGATTTTTCTGGAGATAAAATTAGCGCAATTGGAGGGACGGGTGATACTTCGTGCGCTATTGCATCAGGTAAGGTGTACTGCTGGGGCGGAAATGACTGGGGGCAGTTGGGTTACGGTAGTCCAGGTAGTCCCGGCCATAGCTCAGCACCAGCGATGATTAATTCGGGCGGACATAACGGTATTCCTAATAATTATTCTGCTACTAAGTTGTCGACTGGCGGATCTCGTTCACGGACTATGTGTGTTATAACTACCGAAAAAAGGGCTTACTGTTGGGGGCAGGCTAGGTTTGGGCAACTGGGCGTTGGTCCAGTAGCTGGTGATAAGTATAGTCGAGCTACTCGAGTTAAGGGGCTGGAAGATGTGATTGATATATCTCAGGATGGATATTGGTGGACAAAAGATCCTAATTATGTAACTCACACCTGTGCTATCGCCAATGCAGGCAGAGTATATTGCTGGGGCGGTGCTGGGCTTGGTCAATCTGGATCTCCAGGGAGCGGTAACCCTAAGAAGCATATTGAGCCGAAGGAAGTCCATGGCTTACCTGGAGTGGCGCTGCAGGTTGAAGTTGGTATTGCTCATTCTTGCGCCTTGATGAATGTTGGCGGCACCAAGAAAGTCTATTGTTGGGGGAGTAATGAGATGGGACAATTGGGGGCGAATGAAAAAAGCACTTCACATTCATTTGGGCCTAAACTGGTGCACGTTGGTGCGGATGGACTACCTCCCTCTGAGCGTGTAGTGAGTTTGTCTGCTGGGGCAAACCGCGGCTGTGCAATTATGTCGAATAAGCGCTCCTACTGTTGGGGATTGAATGATAATGGGCAGATTGGTGACGGAACTTCAGGTAGTGAGAATAATAGGTTTAGTCCAACAGAGTCTTTATTCCTTCGTCCGGTACAAAATCGATATATATATTAA
- a CDS encoding type II secretion system protein, producing the protein MWRSNERGFTVVELAMVMVIIAMVVGVFSQMLISSNQSASISKAKVEISRKMHNSMDAIETDVRQASRFKVSSYDGEDTFATDKNFPGATPREWGYRSNPYSSGAITDPEKNSLILLQYATNMGRGADSREIVYLRTPKFDCNANKTQQPKYKKIVIYFLKNGELHRRTIYNDLVNFSSYPPTPYSGAAVNYFCMNSLDADKFKDRAMKLREDSILATGVSEFKINYYDGKTLISKNSDAPDSDKKALDGADNVEITLTIQSPSKQVSDSQTLTIRKINNL; encoded by the coding sequence ATGTGGCGTTCTAATGAGAGGGGCTTTACCGTAGTCGAATTGGCAATGGTGATGGTTATCATTGCAATGGTCGTCGGCGTATTTAGCCAGATGTTAATTTCATCAAATCAAAGTGCGTCTATCAGTAAGGCAAAAGTTGAGATTAGCCGAAAAATGCACAATTCCATGGATGCAATTGAAACTGACGTGCGTCAAGCTTCGCGCTTTAAGGTGAGTAGTTACGACGGAGAGGATACGTTTGCCACTGATAAAAATTTTCCCGGCGCAACACCTAGAGAGTGGGGATATAGAAGTAATCCGTATTCAAGCGGTGCCATTACTGACCCCGAGAAGAACTCACTTATATTGCTTCAATATGCTACAAATATGGGTAGAGGTGCTGATTCTAGGGAGATTGTTTATCTAAGAACTCCGAAGTTTGACTGTAATGCAAATAAGACTCAGCAGCCGAAGTATAAAAAAATAGTCATATACTTTTTGAAGAATGGAGAATTGCATCGACGGACTATTTATAATGACTTAGTTAATTTCTCCAGTTATCCTCCAACGCCATATTCAGGGGCTGCTGTAAACTATTTTTGTATGAACAGTCTTGATGCTGATAAGTTTAAAGATCGAGCAATGAAGCTTCGTGAGGATTCGATTTTGGCGACCGGAGTTTCGGAGTTTAAGATTAATTACTATGATGGAAAAACACTGATAAGCAAAAATAGTGACGCTCCAGATAGCGATAAGAAAGCTCTTGATGGCGCGGATAATGTAGAAATTACCCTGACAATTCAATCACCTAGCAAGCAAGTTTCTGATTCACAAACCTTAACAATACGAAAGATAAATAACCTATGA
- a CDS encoding glycogen/starch/alpha-glucan phosphorylase: protein MDPYIYTEKPKYQPHDIEDASDFYDVIERSSLTHQLSENRPYVYWTMEIYDKSNGIKGGGGLGVLAADTRRVAEKLEVPFVVVTPFYRSESHQKITDLAQEEFSESVSPQDYGFEYIDEVFVSSNGFPDASLSIFKKTLGSTQFVTISEPNFGQLYEGDGSGDHRLYQEVALGFGGYKALKLLGIKPAVIQLNETATIFAALARLDELCANGMNLYEAIVYVRKHTLYTNHTLLQAAEPEFHRSQFEKLVLPNIKSNAVRCWLMEQFRNDRLRPNLLAIELTEAKNGVSKLHARVANFRDRNNDKVKFQAITNGIDLETWVLPETLQTYRNHGIIDKFGLPTNDFSEKLDSLSSADLRYLKKLGRKELNRVLLSRQDQYGKSIQIPENAILFDFKRRFANYKRPYMPFENPDSLRQILISHNAHYILTGKVHQGDVTMYQKLLEVLKLIDNDPVLKERVHYIQDYDEELGRALAIGSDVSINIPIIGLEACGTSWEKDVANLKLLISTSDGGVADIQPIACLEVTGKNYEAEVSSLYVNMHKAATILKNDQLLEKHIRHQLSNYLPIISGARMMKDYLKFIFPKPQIQPKKKP, encoded by the coding sequence ATGGATCCATATATTTATACAGAAAAGCCAAAATACCAACCGCACGATATTGAAGATGCGTCCGATTTTTATGATGTAATTGAACGAAGTAGCTTGACGCACCAATTGTCTGAAAACCGACCATACGTCTACTGGACAATGGAAATTTATGATAAGTCCAATGGCATTAAGGGTGGCGGCGGACTTGGAGTTTTAGCGGCGGACACGCGACGTGTAGCTGAAAAATTGGAAGTTCCATTCGTAGTAGTGACGCCGTTTTATCGTAGCGAATCACACCAAAAAATTACCGACCTCGCACAAGAAGAGTTTTCGGAATCCGTTTCACCTCAAGATTACGGATTTGAATATATTGACGAAGTTTTCGTAAGTTCAAACGGATTCCCAGACGCAAGCTTAAGCATTTTCAAGAAGACGCTCGGTTCAACACAATTTGTTACAATTTCAGAACCGAACTTTGGACAATTGTACGAAGGTGACGGATCCGGCGACCATAGATTATACCAAGAAGTAGCGCTGGGATTTGGCGGCTATAAAGCATTAAAACTCCTCGGTATTAAGCCAGCTGTTATTCAACTTAATGAGACCGCAACGATTTTTGCTGCATTGGCACGACTAGACGAGCTGTGTGCTAACGGAATGAATTTATATGAAGCCATCGTTTATGTTCGTAAACACACACTTTACACAAACCACACGCTTCTTCAGGCTGCCGAACCGGAATTTCATCGTTCGCAATTTGAAAAATTAGTTCTGCCAAATATAAAAAGTAATGCTGTGCGTTGCTGGCTAATGGAACAATTCCGTAATGACAGACTGAGGCCGAATCTTTTGGCAATTGAACTTACTGAAGCGAAGAATGGTGTAAGTAAATTACATGCCCGCGTAGCAAATTTCCGCGACCGTAACAACGACAAAGTTAAATTTCAAGCCATTACTAATGGAATAGATCTTGAAACGTGGGTGCTGCCTGAAACGCTGCAAACATATCGCAATCATGGCATTATCGATAAATTTGGGCTGCCCACAAATGATTTTTCTGAAAAATTAGACTCGCTGAGTAGCGCGGATTTGAGATATTTGAAAAAACTCGGTCGAAAGGAATTGAATCGAGTCCTATTGAGTCGCCAAGACCAGTACGGAAAATCCATACAAATCCCAGAAAATGCAATATTATTCGACTTCAAGCGAAGATTCGCCAATTACAAACGACCTTATATGCCATTTGAAAACCCAGATTCATTGCGCCAAATTCTCATTAGCCACAACGCGCATTATATTCTGACAGGAAAAGTTCACCAAGGCGACGTGACGATGTATCAGAAATTGCTCGAAGTATTAAAATTGATTGATAACGATCCAGTCCTCAAGGAGCGTGTTCATTACATACAAGATTACGACGAAGAGTTGGGACGAGCGTTAGCGATCGGCTCGGATGTCTCGATAAATATTCCTATCATTGGATTAGAAGCGTGCGGCACTTCGTGGGAAAAAGACGTCGCTAATTTGAAACTCCTCATCTCTACTAGCGACGGCGGTGTTGCCGACATTCAGCCAATCGCCTGCCTGGAGGTTACCGGAAAAAACTATGAGGCCGAGGTTTCGTCTCTATACGTCAATATGCATAAAGCGGCCACTATTTTGAAAAATGACCAATTGTTAGAAAAACACATCCGCCACCAATTAAGCAACTATTTGCCAATTATTTCTGGCGCCCGAATGATGAAAGACTATCTAAAATTTATCTTTCCAAAACCACAAATTCAGCCAAAGAAAAAACCGTAA
- a CDS encoding helix-turn-helix domain-containing protein, protein MKDKYLQKIGNLIAENRQKQGLTQTQLAEAIGTSQSAINRIENGGQNISIDMIARISEVLNNNIVTVNHSGKMNFKVTGGKKLSGEIQVKTSKNAAVGLLCASLLNKGKTTLRKVARIEEVNRIIEVLNSIGVKTRWLDGSDLEIVPPARLKLEDMDIAAAKRTRTVIMFLGPLLHQYDDFKLPFAGGCNLGKRTVEPHLSGLRHFGMNVTAETDYYHAKTDVNSGDRTILLTERGDTVTENIIMAAALSPNTTIIRNASPNYMVQDVCFFLKKLGVKIEGIGTTTLKITGRRRISKNLDYYPSEDPIEAMSFIAAAVVTDSEITVRRAPIEFLEIELATLAEMGLKFELSKEYFANNGQTRLVDIKLQRSKLQAAKDKLHALPFPGINMDNLPFLGLIATVAEGRTLVHDWSYENRAIYFTELSKLNAQIELVDPHRVYITGPTKWKPADVVAPPALRPSVVILLAMLAAPGVSILRDVYSINRGYEELAARLNSLGAEIEVVIE, encoded by the coding sequence ATAAAAGACAAGTATCTTCAAAAAATCGGCAATTTAATCGCTGAAAATCGCCAAAAACAAGGTTTGACACAGACGCAATTAGCTGAGGCGATTGGCACGTCTCAGAGCGCTATTAATCGCATTGAAAACGGGGGTCAGAATATTAGTATTGATATGATCGCTCGAATTAGCGAGGTGTTAAATAATAATATCGTGACTGTAAATCATTCAGGAAAAATGAATTTTAAAGTAACTGGCGGTAAAAAACTGTCTGGTGAGATACAAGTTAAGACTAGTAAAAACGCCGCAGTAGGTCTTCTCTGTGCGAGTTTGTTGAATAAGGGGAAAACGACGCTTAGGAAAGTGGCGCGAATTGAGGAGGTCAACCGAATTATCGAGGTTCTGAACTCGATTGGTGTTAAAACTCGCTGGTTGGATGGCAGTGATCTTGAGATTGTGCCGCCAGCGCGCTTGAAGCTTGAAGATATGGATATTGCTGCGGCGAAGAGAACTAGAACCGTAATCATGTTTCTCGGTCCGCTACTTCATCAATACGACGATTTTAAGTTGCCGTTTGCTGGTGGCTGTAATTTAGGCAAACGCACGGTCGAGCCGCACCTTAGTGGTTTGAGGCATTTTGGAATGAACGTCACGGCGGAGACTGATTATTATCACGCGAAAACGGATGTCAATTCTGGCGATCGAACGATCTTGCTAACGGAGCGTGGCGATACAGTGACGGAAAATATCATTATGGCTGCGGCGTTGTCGCCTAACACTACTATCATCCGTAATGCTAGCCCAAACTATATGGTTCAAGACGTCTGTTTCTTCTTGAAAAAATTGGGTGTGAAAATTGAGGGAATTGGTACGACGACCTTGAAAATCACGGGTCGTAGACGCATTAGTAAAAATCTGGACTATTATCCGAGCGAAGATCCGATTGAAGCGATGAGTTTTATTGCGGCGGCTGTCGTGACGGATTCGGAAATTACTGTTCGTCGTGCGCCGATTGAATTCTTGGAGATTGAATTAGCGACATTGGCGGAAATGGGCCTTAAATTTGAACTCAGCAAGGAATATTTTGCTAATAATGGGCAAACTCGTTTGGTTGATATTAAATTACAGCGTTCCAAACTCCAGGCGGCAAAGGATAAACTTCACGCCTTGCCGTTTCCTGGAATTAATATGGACAATTTGCCGTTCTTGGGACTTATCGCGACGGTGGCGGAGGGCCGCACGTTGGTCCACGACTGGAGCTACGAAAATCGAGCAATTTACTTTACAGAGCTAAGCAAGCTGAATGCGCAAATTGAGTTGGTTGATCCACACCGTGTTTATATCACTGGTCCAACAAAATGGAAGCCAGCCGACGTTGTTGCTCCGCCAGCGCTTCGTCCATCCGTTGTGATACTTTTGGCAATGCTTGCTGCTCCGGGTGTATCGATTCTGCGCGATGTATATTCGATTAATCGCGGATATGAAGAATTAGCCGCACGTTTGAATTCTTTGGGTGCAGAAATAGAAGTTGTTATTGAATAG
- a CDS encoding type IV pilin protein: MNRGMGGYTLMEMMIIVVVVSILAGITLVGGDRFLNQTRDERQRANVATLSLKLERYYKYNSVSRIGHEYPSCRDLIKNFTSIMGGDSLKKEMVKCNRSDWAGGNHGELLYEASNIDDGDCTKPASGPISDLVAATCTKYSIIYRERLTGIEKKVDSIWRD; the protein is encoded by the coding sequence ATGAATCGTGGGATGGGTGGCTATACGCTAATGGAGATGATGATAATTGTTGTAGTTGTGTCTATTTTGGCTGGAATTACTTTGGTTGGTGGTGATAGGTTTTTAAATCAAACCAGAGATGAACGTCAGCGTGCCAATGTTGCCACGTTATCGCTGAAGTTGGAACGATATTATAAATACAATAGCGTCAGTCGTATTGGTCATGAATATCCATCGTGCAGAGACTTGATTAAAAATTTTACATCTATTATGGGCGGTGATTCATTGAAAAAAGAAATGGTTAAATGTAATCGGAGCGACTGGGCTGGCGGAAATCATGGTGAGCTATTATATGAGGCGTCTAATATAGATGATGGAGATTGTACGAAGCCAGCTTCTGGTCCTATATCTGACTTAGTAGCGGCAACTTGCACTAAATACAGTATTATTTATAGAGAGCGTTTGACGGGAATAGAAAAAAAGGTGGATAGTATATGGCGCGACTAG
- a CDS encoding type IV pilus modification PilV family protein — protein MARLVGKSDGFTIVEVAVTLVVISIFLIVILSMQSQVSQISVMNAQYNKASLLAYNNMRRYANDSAPSWFKCNTTSSNTRYEVTTTTGNVDGLPGVVRQQIYASAPYGCKSGTVSLGMPIKVESIVEYGLPSSGVGSGKKVVHATYVAF, from the coding sequence ATGGCGCGACTAGTGGGAAAAAGCGATGGATTTACTATTGTTGAGGTAGCGGTGACGTTGGTTGTAATTAGTATTTTTTTGATTGTTATTTTGAGTATGCAGTCACAAGTTAGCCAAATATCAGTCATGAATGCCCAGTACAACAAGGCAAGTCTTCTGGCGTATAATAATATGCGTCGTTACGCGAATGATTCCGCTCCGTCTTGGTTTAAGTGCAACACGACGTCGTCAAATACTAGGTATGAAGTTACGACAACTACTGGTAATGTCGATGGGCTACCCGGAGTAGTTAGGCAACAAATATATGCTTCAGCACCATATGGATGTAAGAGTGGAACAGTTAGCCTGGGGATGCCGATTAAAGTGGAGTCTATTGTAGAATATGGATTGCCAAGCTCTGGCGTGGGTAGTGGAAAGAAGGTGGTACATGCGACATATGTGGCGTTCTAA